The genomic window GCAGTAATGTCATAGCCGAGTAGTACTAATAATCCATAGGCTTATTGCACGGACGTTTTTTTATATTACGTTTACTCATTATTTACTAAGACATCATGTATTTATTTTCAATATGTTAAGAAATTGTTCAGTCAGAAGGCTGAATACTGTAACGACCCTACAAATAGTAGTAAGTTACAAATAACCCTAAGGTGGTTATTGCAATGGGGCTCACCTCTTTCCATCCCGAACAGAGCAGTTAAGCCCATTAGCGCCGATGGTACTACATTTGTGGAAGAGTAGGTCACCGCCTTTTTTGAGAATCCCTAACAGAAATGTTAGGGATTTTTTGTTTTATGGAAGCTTGGAAACTAACGGTAATTAAAAATCACATACTCACTTGTTTTTTAAACCCTCACTACCACGCTAAAGCGTGGCGGCAATGGAGCACGGACTACATGTCCGCGCTAGCGGTTTTTTGGTCAGCTTTAGCTGAATTTGCTACGTGATTGTATAAGATTGGTTGCTTTGTTTAAGCAATAAAGTTAGTAAATAATTACAGACAAAGAAAATCCGCGAGGATTTTCGTAAGTAAGCAAAAAGCAAGCAATTAATTTTGTACGGTGTTACCACACGTTTTTTTCTTTCAGTTTATTATACTGTTTATATTTATTCATATTGTTGACATTCAAATATTAAGTGATTCTTAATTTCGATTGGTTTAACAACAATAGAATTCAGTTTTTGATTTGGAAATCCACCAACGAGATATTTTTCAGATTCCAATTTATCCATCCATTTTAGAAACTCTTTTAGTTCAACCATTTTCACGATACAATTTTTCCATTCAGTTTTAATTAATTCTTGTGCGAATTCCAATTCTGGCCAGATTGGAATAATCATTTCGTCATCAGTTCCACAAGTGACATAATTCCCTTTTTTGTCCGCAATCAGAAAAATCTGCTCAAAATCTGCAACTTTTCTTATGAGATATCCATACCGTTCTTTGGACTCAAGTTTGAACACACTTTGTAATTGTTTAATATGCATAAAAATTAGTTTTCAATTCAGTTTTTTATTTTTCAAAATTTCAAAACCAAAAAATCCTTTTTGAGTTTCAAATTCAACAGTTTTATAAGAATTCATTTTTTCATAAAATTTAGCATAAAATACTAATTCCTTATTTTTTCCTTCATAGTTTATTGTAAAAACTGGTTGTTTTTCGCCTGTCGAATATTTTGATCCACCTTTTATCCAAGTTCTCCTAATTATTTCATAAGATTTTTTTTCTACATTCTGTTCCGCAAAATAATAGTTTGTAAGTATAAAAATTGAACAAACTATAAAACCAAAACCACAGATATAATGCATCAATGAATAAATGTAAAGTCCAATTCCACTATATTCATAAGTTTTTCTATAATTTTTGAAGTCAATTATAAAACTAATAATTCCAATAGTTAAAACAATTCCAATTAAAATATTTACATCAATAATTGTGTTTCGATAAATAATTGTCTGCCAAACCATTAAAAATAAACCCAAAATAAAAATAGTAGGATAAAATATTTTTCGTTGTTTTTTCGTCATTTTCGGCAATGTGTGGTAACGTTTTTGTATATAGTTTGTTGCGTGTTTCAAGTACCTAATTTAGCAAATACAAACCGAATAGAAAATCCGCAGGAATTTTCCAAGTAAGCGATAACTAGCAATAAATTATATACGTTGTTACCATACGTTTTTTATTCCATTTTTTTTAATTCTGATTTTTTTACAACAATTGTATTTCCCCAAATATCTCCTAACCGTTGATTTTTATCTGTGTTTTTTATTGTTATGAATCCGATTAGTCCAAAAAAGAACATATCGATTGGGTCAAGTAAATGTCTTTTAAAAGATTGTCCAAAAGTCAGTTTTTCGTCCGTTCCGCTAAAAGTTGTATCGTCAGATGATTTTCGGATAGACACAGGTTTTAGTCCAACTAATAAATTCCCAAGTGTTGCTCCGAACCATTGCTCAAATCCGATAGTCATTATTCCCCAAAATAGCATTGGAATTAATGCAGGAAGACCATTTAAAGAAAATCCACCTTCACCGTTTGGTTCTCCAAAAGAATAGCCAAAGTAAAAAAAGAAAGCAAAGATTATAACGTAGTCAACAATTCCTGCTAAAATTCGGTCTCCAATATTTGGTTCAGTTTTAAATTTAGTAGTTAAGTTTGTTTCGTTCATCGTTTTTCTCAAATGTATGGTAACTCGTTATATGGAGAACAAACCTCCTGTTTATACG from Formosa sp. Hel1_33_131 includes these protein-coding regions:
- a CDS encoding DUF2750 domain-containing protein yields the protein MHIKQLQSVFKLESKERYGYLIRKVADFEQIFLIADKKGNYVTCGTDDEMIIPIWPELEFAQELIKTEWKNCIVKMVELKEFLKWMDKLESEKYLVGGFPNQKLNSIVVKPIEIKNHLIFECQQYE
- a CDS encoding RDD family protein yields the protein MNETNLTTKFKTEPNIGDRILAGIVDYVIIFAFFFYFGYSFGEPNGEGGFSLNGLPALIPMLFWGIMTIGFEQWFGATLGNLLVGLKPVSIRKSSDDTTFSGTDEKLTFGQSFKRHLLDPIDMFFFGLIGFITIKNTDKNQRLGDIWGNTIVVKKSELKKME